Proteins co-encoded in one Armatimonadota bacterium genomic window:
- a CDS encoding acetyl-CoA carboxylase biotin carboxyl carrier protein subunit, translating to MLSARVVLQAGERTVTADVRGQIAAAGPWGLAPASGLGPPDAAGGIVQAEVVVDGQGAPLRVTLRPQAPGRYVVTVEGQTFLVHHAADGETHHLHAAGTDFVFRRVRPEAPPPGPTDTGVPVGGHAVVQPIAPAPPALGAPTAAHEATFGRLEARTGAPPSEQPHARAVPPVPGIAVGPWQACAPMPGVVTRVLVATGETVDAGQPLCVLEAMKMETVVTAPVAGRVTRIAATPGSQVEGGAVLVELEGLG from the coding sequence ATGCTGAGCGCACGGGTGGTGCTGCAGGCGGGGGAACGAACGGTCACGGCCGACGTCCGGGGCCAGATCGCCGCCGCGGGCCCGTGGGGCCTCGCCCCGGCATCCGGCCTGGGACCGCCGGACGCCGCCGGCGGGATCGTGCAGGCCGAGGTGGTGGTAGACGGCCAGGGCGCGCCGCTGCGCGTGACGCTGCGCCCGCAGGCGCCGGGCCGCTACGTGGTCACGGTCGAGGGACAGACGTTCCTGGTGCACCACGCCGCAGATGGTGAGACGCACCACCTGCACGCCGCGGGCACCGACTTCGTCTTCCGCCGCGTGCGCCCGGAGGCGCCTCCACCCGGACCGACCGACACGGGTGTGCCTGTCGGCGGGCACGCGGTCGTCCAGCCCATCGCCCCGGCCCCCCCGGCGCTCGGTGCGCCGACGGCTGCGCACGAGGCGACCTTCGGTCGCCTGGAGGCTCGGACGGGCGCGCCGCCATCGGAGCAGCCTCACGCCCGCGCCGTTCCACCGGTGCCGGGCATCGCCGTGGGGCCGTGGCAGGCATGTGCGCCAATGCCGGGCGTCGTCACCCGCGTGCTGGTGGCCACAGGAGAGACGGTGGACGCGGGACAGCCGCTGTGCGTGTTGGAGGCCATGAAGATGGAGACCGTGGTGACCGCGCCGGTCGCCGGACGGGTCACGCGCATCGCCGCAACACCGGGGAGCCAGGTGGAGGGCGGCGCCGTGCTCGTGGAGCTGGAGGGGCTGGGGTGA
- a CDS encoding acetyl-CoA carboxylase biotin carboxylase subunit yields the protein MRLSRVLIANRGEIAVRIIRACRELGIGAVAVYSEADATAPHVALADEAICIGPAEPARSYLDGARLIDIARRVGADAIHPGYGFLAEDAAFARACADAGLVFIGPPADVIARLGDKTAARRLAAEAGVPVVPGAEGLADDGALREAAARLGYPLLVKAAAGGGGRGMRVVRRPDDLPAAVASARREARAAFGEDAIFLERLLEQPRHVEVQILADAHGGVVHLGERECSVQRRYQKVVEEAPSPGLPPRLREALGDAAVRLARAAGYVNAGTIEFLVDGEAFFFLEANTRLQVEHPVTELVVGVDLVVAQLRVAAGEPLPWRQADLVPRGWAIEARVYAEDPEAEFAPAPGRVLRLVEPHLPGVRIDSGIVEGLEIPRVYDPLLAKVVAWGVDREQARRRLAQALAEYVIMGPKTNVAFLRAIVDHPAFVAGALTTGFLAEHLAGWRRPEPPPSVAAVAAVLAALHEAAPPAARPGASTVFADPWTRLTGWRLG from the coding sequence GTGAGGCTTTCGCGGGTGCTGATCGCCAACCGCGGCGAGATCGCCGTGCGCATCATCCGCGCCTGTCGCGAGCTGGGCATCGGCGCTGTGGCCGTCTACTCCGAGGCGGACGCCACTGCGCCACACGTGGCACTGGCCGACGAGGCGATCTGCATCGGCCCGGCCGAGCCCGCGCGCTCGTACCTGGACGGGGCGCGCCTCATCGACATCGCGCGGCGCGTCGGTGCCGACGCCATCCATCCGGGCTACGGGTTCCTGGCCGAAGACGCGGCGTTCGCGCGGGCCTGCGCGGACGCGGGCCTGGTCTTCATCGGGCCGCCGGCCGACGTGATCGCGCGTCTGGGCGACAAGACCGCCGCCCGGCGTCTGGCGGCCGAGGCGGGCGTGCCCGTGGTGCCGGGCGCGGAAGGCCTGGCGGACGACGGCGCGCTGCGCGAGGCCGCAGCGCGGCTGGGCTACCCGCTGCTGGTGAAGGCCGCTGCCGGTGGCGGCGGGCGTGGGATGCGCGTGGTGCGCCGGCCCGACGACCTGCCGGCTGCGGTGGCCTCCGCACGCCGGGAAGCGCGAGCGGCGTTTGGGGAGGACGCGATCTTCCTGGAACGGCTGCTGGAGCAGCCGCGCCACGTCGAGGTGCAGATCCTGGCTGATGCGCACGGCGGCGTGGTCCACCTGGGCGAGCGCGAGTGCAGCGTGCAGCGCCGCTACCAGAAGGTCGTCGAGGAGGCGCCGTCGCCTGGCCTGCCCCCGCGGCTGCGTGAGGCGCTGGGCGACGCCGCCGTGCGCCTGGCCCGGGCGGCGGGGTACGTCAACGCGGGGACGATCGAGTTCCTGGTCGACGGCGAGGCGTTCTTCTTCCTCGAAGCCAACACCCGGCTGCAGGTCGAGCATCCGGTGACCGAACTCGTCGTGGGGGTCGACCTGGTCGTCGCGCAACTGCGTGTGGCCGCGGGCGAGCCGCTGCCGTGGCGGCAGGCGGACCTCGTCCCGCGGGGCTGGGCGATCGAGGCGCGCGTGTACGCCGAGGACCCCGAGGCCGAGTTCGCGCCGGCGCCCGGCCGCGTGCTGCGGCTGGTCGAACCCCACCTGCCCGGGGTGCGCATCGACTCCGGGATCGTCGAGGGCCTGGAGATCCCACGGGTCTACGATCCCCTGCTGGCCAAGGTCGTCGCCTGGGGCGTCGACCGGGAGCAGGCGCGGCGGCGCCTCGCGCAGGCGTTGGCCGAGTACGTGATCATGGGGCCGAAAACCAACGTGGCGTTCCTGCGGGCCATCGTCGACCACCCGGCGTTCGTCGCGGGCGCGCTCACCACCGGCTTCCTGGCCGAGCACCTCGCCGGCTGGCGGCGCCCCGAGCCGCCGCCGTCGGTCGCGGCGGTGGCCGCCGTGCTGGCGGCGCTGCACGAGGCGGCGCCGCCCGCCGCGCGCCCGGGAGCGAGCACGGTCTTCGCCGATCCGTGGACGCGGTTGACCGGGTGGCGGCTTGGATGA
- a CDS encoding carboxyl transferase domain-containing protein: MERLVSRVDVRSPDFEANRRHHEALVAQLRERLALVRQGGGERARRRQRELGKLPVRERIDLLLDPGSPFLELSPLAAWDMYDNEAPAAGIVTGIGRVAGQEVMIVANDATVKGGTYYPMTVKKHVRAQEIALANRLPCVYLVDSGGAFLPLQAEVFPDREHFGRIFYNQARLSAAGIAQIAAVMGSCTAGGAYVPAMSDEAVIVRGTGTIFLAGPPLVRAATGEDVTAEELGGADVHARRSGVVDHYATDDRDALRIVRHIVSTLNRRKTPEVDVTAPEPPAYDPQELYGIVPADLRRPYDVREVIARITDGSRFHEFKALYGTTLVCGFARIHGVLVGIVANNGVLFVDSAEKGAHFIELCGQRRIPLVFLQNITGFIVGRQYEAAGIARAGAKMVHAVATCGVPRFTVIIGGSYGAGNYAMCGRAYEPRFLFMWPNARINVMGPEQAASVLVTVKREQLAREGKTLTPEEEEAIARPILEQYEREGSPYYSTARLWDDGIIDPAQTRDVLGLAISAALNAPIEPARHGVFRM; the protein is encoded by the coding sequence ATGGAACGTCTCGTCTCGCGCGTCGATGTGCGCAGCCCGGACTTCGAGGCCAACCGCCGACACCACGAAGCGCTGGTCGCGCAGCTGCGCGAACGCCTGGCGCTGGTGCGCCAGGGTGGGGGCGAACGCGCGCGGCGCCGGCAGCGCGAGCTGGGCAAGCTGCCCGTGCGCGAGCGGATCGACCTGCTGCTGGATCCCGGTTCGCCCTTTCTCGAGCTGTCCCCGCTGGCCGCCTGGGACATGTACGACAACGAGGCGCCGGCCGCCGGGATCGTGACGGGCATCGGGCGGGTCGCGGGCCAGGAGGTCATGATCGTGGCCAACGACGCCACGGTGAAGGGCGGCACCTACTACCCGATGACGGTGAAGAAGCACGTCCGGGCCCAGGAGATCGCCCTGGCCAACCGCCTGCCCTGCGTCTACCTGGTGGACTCCGGCGGAGCGTTCCTCCCCCTGCAGGCCGAGGTGTTCCCCGACCGCGAGCACTTCGGGCGCATCTTCTACAACCAGGCGCGGCTGTCGGCTGCCGGCATCGCGCAGATCGCGGCGGTGATGGGGTCGTGCACCGCGGGCGGGGCCTACGTCCCGGCCATGAGCGACGAAGCCGTGATCGTCAGGGGCACGGGGACCATCTTCCTGGCGGGCCCGCCCCTGGTGCGGGCCGCCACCGGCGAGGACGTCACGGCCGAGGAGCTGGGCGGTGCCGACGTGCACGCGCGGCGCTCGGGCGTGGTGGACCACTACGCTACCGACGACCGTGACGCCCTGCGCATCGTGCGCCACATCGTGAGCACGCTGAACCGCCGGAAGACCCCCGAGGTGGACGTGACCGCGCCCGAACCTCCCGCCTACGATCCCCAGGAGCTTTACGGGATCGTCCCCGCCGACCTGCGCCGGCCCTACGACGTGCGCGAGGTGATCGCGCGCATCACCGACGGCAGTCGGTTCCACGAGTTCAAGGCCCTGTACGGGACGACGCTGGTCTGCGGCTTCGCCCGCATCCACGGCGTGCTGGTGGGCATCGTCGCCAACAACGGCGTGCTCTTCGTGGACAGCGCCGAGAAGGGGGCGCACTTCATCGAGCTGTGCGGCCAGCGCCGCATCCCGCTGGTCTTCCTGCAGAACATCACCGGGTTCATCGTCGGACGCCAGTACGAGGCAGCCGGCATCGCCCGCGCCGGGGCCAAGATGGTGCACGCCGTGGCTACCTGCGGCGTGCCCCGGTTCACCGTGATCATCGGCGGGTCCTACGGCGCGGGCAACTACGCCATGTGCGGGCGGGCCTACGAGCCGCGCTTCCTCTTCATGTGGCCCAACGCGCGCATCAACGTCATGGGGCCCGAGCAGGCCGCGAGCGTCCTCGTGACCGTCAAGCGCGAGCAGCTGGCGCGGGAGGGCAAGACGCTGACGCCCGAGGAGGAAGAGGCCATCGCGCGGCCGATCCTCGAGCAGTACGAGCGGGAAGGCAGCCCGTACTACAGCACGGCGCGCCTGTGGGACGACGGCATCATCGACCCGGCCCAGACCCGCGATGTGCTGGGGCTGGCCATCTCGGCGGCCCTGAACGCGCCCATCGAGCCGGCGCGCCACGGCGTGTTCCGGATGTGA
- a CDS encoding enoyl-CoA hydratase-related protein — protein sequence MSDVLRRMRHGPALRLALTRPEVHNALEPRLIGALTEAFAAAAADPDVRYVVLAGEGPSFCAGADLAWMRASLALAPDENRADAARLAALLDAIVACPKPVIASVHGATLGGGVGLLAACDLAVATPEATFGLTEVRLGLVPAMIFPFLLRKAVRHLVLQAALTGERFGAAHAQAMGLVNAVAEDREAVIARWAQAILAAGPQALGGVKALFDTVPRLSWEQARAYTVDLIARVRAGPEAQEGMRAFLERRRPAWAPGAADPGRPEPR from the coding sequence GTGAGCGACGTTCTGCGCCGTATGCGCCACGGCCCGGCCCTGCGCCTGGCCCTGACGCGTCCCGAGGTGCACAACGCGCTCGAGCCCCGGCTGATCGGGGCGCTGACCGAGGCGTTCGCCGCTGCCGCCGCCGATCCCGATGTCCGGTACGTCGTCCTGGCCGGCGAGGGCCCCTCGTTCTGTGCCGGCGCCGACCTGGCCTGGATGCGCGCGTCGCTGGCCCTTGCGCCCGACGAGAACCGTGCCGACGCGGCGCGGCTGGCGGCGCTCCTGGACGCTATCGTGGCCTGTCCGAAGCCCGTGATCGCCTCGGTGCACGGCGCGACGCTGGGCGGTGGAGTGGGCCTGCTGGCGGCCTGCGACCTCGCGGTGGCGACCCCGGAGGCCACCTTCGGCCTCACCGAGGTGCGCCTGGGGCTGGTGCCGGCCATGATCTTCCCGTTCCTGCTGCGCAAGGCCGTGCGCCACCTGGTGCTGCAGGCGGCGCTGACCGGTGAGCGGTTCGGGGCCGCCCATGCGCAGGCCATGGGGCTCGTCAACGCCGTGGCGGAGGACCGCGAGGCGGTGATCGCGCGCTGGGCGCAGGCGATCCTCGCAGCTGGCCCGCAGGCTCTGGGGGGCGTCAAGGCGCTGTTCGACACCGTGCCGCGCCTGTCGTGGGAGCAGGCGCGGGCGTACACGGTGGACCTCATCGCCCGCGTGCGCGCCGGGCCCGAAGCGCAGGAAGGCATGCGGGCGTTCCTCGAGCGCCGTCGGCCCGCATGGGCGCCCGGGGCGGCCGACCCCGGGCGGCCGGAACCCCGGTGA